The Pelagibacterium halotolerans B2 nucleotide sequence GATCGAGGGTGTGTGGACAGTTAGGTCAGGGTGAGCCGAAAATGGCGGTTTTCGAGAGTGATGACCGGTTATCGAAGGTCCGGTGGACCTTCGATAGGGAAGAACGCCCGGCGAGCTTGAGCTCACGGGCTATGAGCGGAGCGTACTTTTGTACGTGAGCACCGGAAGCGCAGAAAGCTGCCATTTGCAGGCCACCATCACCTAACTGCCCGCATACCCCGTCTGCTCGGTCACGAACGCATCAAACGCCGCAAAAACCTGTTCGCGGATCGGGTCGGCTTCCATGAACAACTCGTGGCGCGCACCACCGATCACCACATGATGCCCGGCCCGCAGCCGCAGCCCCAGGGCTTCGGTCGCGCTGGTCTCGACAACGCTGTCGAGTGCCGCCGCGCAGATGAACACGGGGATCTTGAGCCGCGAGGGGAAATCATCGCCATTGGCTTGCCGCATCGCGGCCAGCGACGATCCGATCCAGCCCAGCGTGGGAAGCCCGATGGCCAGATCGGGTCGCGCCTTCAATATTTCCACGCTGCGCATATAGCGCGCCCTGTCCGAGGTCAGCGGATTGCCCTCAAACCCCGCTTCGGTCTGCGCCCTGTCCTCGCGCCGGCCCACCGGCATCGTGGACAGTCCCAAAAACCGTGCCGCATCGACCAGCCGCGACGACCATTTGAGTGAAAAGGGCAGCCCCGACAGGCTGACCATGGGCGAGGACAAGAACACCCTGTCAAACATCAGCCGGTCGCGGGTCGCGGCTAAAAGCCCGATTAATCCCCCCGTCGAATGCCCGACCAGATAATAGGGCGGCGGGCAATCGGGCAGGACGATCATTTTGTGAAAATCGTGAAGGTCGGTCCAATAGTCGTCGAAATCTTCCACGTGCCCATGGCGCCGGTTGCCGATCAGCCGGTCCGACCCGCCCTGCCCGCGCAGGTCGAACGTGGCGACGGCAAATCCGCGCTTCTGGAAATCGCTTATGGTCTCGAAATATTTCTCGATGAACTCGGTCCGCCCCTGCACCAGAACGATAGTGCCGCGCGCGCCATCACCGAGCTTTGGGAAAAGACCGTATCGCAGCCGCACATTGTCGCTGGTCGAAAAAAAGCCCGACCGGGCACCTTTGGGGATCCGATTGGTTTCGAGGTGGACAAACTCATGTCCAGTGGGCGTCGCGTCCATGTGCACCGAGGGTCTATTGGGCGTCACAGCGACAATAGCGGGGGTTCGTAAACGATGCGACAATATCGCGAGAGCGATGCGCAGACGCCGTTGCGGGGGGCGGTGAACGGCGCCTGCGCTTTGTCATGACACCGTTTCCGGCATCACATGCGCCTTTCTAGCCCACCCCGCCTGACCGCTCGCTGAGTGGCTCGTTCATATTCAATTCAGCCGGCACTTTTCCGCCTCTTGAACAGCAAAATTGCGGTTCCTATCTTTGTGCTGTCCGCCGGATGACCCGGGGACGCCGCCGGAAACCGCTCGCCTCGAAAGGGAGCTTCATCCCGGCAGCATGGCTAAACGTTCTTGCTACAATCAGGAGAACACTGAAAATGCAACGTCTTGATTTTTCACCCTTCTACCGTTCCACCGTCGGGTTCGACCGCCTGTTTTCGCGCCTCGACACCCTGGTCGCCGAAGACGCCAAATCCTACCCGCCCTACAATATCGAGCGCACCGGTGAGGACACCTACCGCGTGACCATCGCGGTCGCCGGTTTCTCGGCGGGTGATATCGCCATCGAGACCAAGGAAAACAGCCTTCAGGTCAAGGGTTCCCGCGCGCCGGGCACCAATGAAAAGCGCGAATTCCTCCATCGCGGCATCGCCGAACGCGCCTTTGAATTGCGCTTCCAGCTTGCCGAACATGTCGAGGTCTCCGGCGCTTCGCTCGAAAACGGCCTGCTGCACATCGATCTGAAACGCGAACTCCCCGAATCCAAGCGTCCGCGCCAGATCGAGATCGCCAGCACCACCCAGACCATCGAAGACAAGACCGTCAACTAACGTCCTGACCTTCTCTCCTCCGCAACGTTGAGACGGGCGCCCGGTAAAAATGCCGGGCGCCCGTTTGCCATTTTAGGCTCATCATCCTAAAATCGGCCTGTTGCCCTTGCTGCTGCGCAAGAAATCTGCGAGTGTCGCGCGAATTTTAGGGCAGCATTGCTGTCCATTATTGACAAATGACAGGCGATCCTTCACACAGAGACTGTGCTAAGGAGTCTCCTGGCAGAAAATCGCAGCATCGACCGTCTCCCGGACCGGTCTGCGTCGCTGGTCAAAGCCCGCCCGCTAAGAGGAGGTGCGGCCCGGCGGAACCCGATTGAAGGGTTCATTTGAGCGGCCATTTGGATGCAGCGCCGCTCCAGTGTAAATAGACCGGTCTGCTCACCCGAGCCGTACATTGATCCTTGTACGACCCGAACGAGCGACCTGCACGGACGGTGATTTGGCTTACCTTCCGTTAACTTTGGCGAGGACCTGATATGGGCGAAATGGAAAAGCATTTGATCGAGGCGGCTGCGGCACTTCCGGGCACCACTGCGACCAAACGCAATGCCGCCCAGGGTCTTTACGACCCGGCCAACGAGCACGATGCCTGCGGCATCGGCATGATCGCCAACATCAAGAACGCCAAGAGCCACGAAGTGGTGCAGAAGGGGCTCGAAATCCTCGAGAACCTCGAACACCGCGGTGCGGTCGGCGCCGACCCGCTCATGGGCGATGGCGCGGGCATTCTCGTCCAGATTCCGCATGCCTTCTTCAAGAAGGTCACCGATTTCGATCTGCCCGAGGCCGGCCAATACGCGCCGATCATGATCTTTTACCCCAACGACACCGCCCTGCGCGATCGTTGCGCCGACCTCGTGCGCAAGACGATTGCCGCCGAAGGCCTTGAGATTCTCGGCGAACGCGTCGTTCCCTTCGACAATTCCGCGCTGTCCGAAGGCGTCATCGCCACCCAGCCGATCATCGAGCAGATGTTTGTTGCCCGCCCCGAAGGGCTCGACGATATCGATGCCTTCGAGCGCAAGCTGCTCATCACCCGCAAGGTGATTTCCAACACCCTCTATGGCGAAATCCCCGAGGTTCAGGACGATAACGGCTTTTACATCGTCTCGATGTCGGCCCGCACCATCGTCTATAAGGGCATGTTCCTGGCCGACCAGCTCGGCAAGTTCTATCCCGATCTCCACGACACCCAGTTCGAAAGCGCCATCGCTCTGGTTCACCAGCGTTTTTCGACCAACACCTTCCCCTCCTGGAAGCTGGCCCACCCATACCGGATGACCATCCACAACGGGGAAATCAACACCATCCGCGGCAACGTCAACTGGATGGCGGCCCGTCAGGCCTCGGTGGCCTCGCCCAAATTCGGTGACGACATCACCAAGATCTGGCCGATTTCCTATGAGGGCCAGTCCGATACGGCCTGTTTCGACAACGCCCTCGAATTTCTCGTGCGCGGCGGCTATTCGCTGCCCCACGCCGCCATGATGCTGATCCCGGAAGCCTGGGCCGGCAATTCGCTGATGGATGAAGAGCGTCGCGCCTTTTACGAATATCATGCAGCGCTCATGGAGCCCTGGGATGGCCCCGCCGCCATGTCGCTTTCCGACGGTCGCTATGTCGTCGCCACCCTCGACCGCAACGGTCTGCGTCCCGCCCGCTACCTTGTGACCAAGGAAGGCCACGTCGTCCTCGCTTCGGAATCGGGCGTCCTCGATATCCCCGACGAAGACGTCGTCGAGCGCTGGCGCCTGCAGCCGGGCCGCATGCTGTTCATCGATCTCGAAGAAGGCCGCATCGTTTCCGACGACGAGATCAAGAAGGCACTGGCCGGCAAGAACCCCTATGCCACATGGCTCGCCAAGACCCAGATCGTGCTTGAGGATCTTCCCGAAGCCGAACCCAAGGCCCCCGCGACCACCGAGAGCCTTCTCGACCGCCTTCAGGCCTTTGGCTACAGCCAGGAAGACGTCAAACTCCTGATGGCGCCCATGGCGACAACGGGCCAGGAAGCCGTCGGCTCGATGGGCACCGATACCCCGCTTTCCGCGCTCTCGGACAAGCCAAAGCTGCTCTATACCTATTTCAAGCAGAACTTCGCGCAGGTCACCAACCCGCCCATCGACCCGATCCGCGAGGAATCGGTGATGAGCCTTGTCTCCTTTATCGGTCCGCGCCCCAATCTGTTCGACCTTGAAGGTCTTTCGACAACAAAGCGCCTCGAAGTGCGCCAGCCGATCCTGACCAACGAGGATCTCGAAAAGATTCGCGCGCTCGGCGACATGGCCGACAACCAGTTCCATACCGCGACCCTCGACATCACCTACGATGCCACCAAGGGCACCGCAGGCATGGAAGCTGCGCTCGACGCCCTGTGCGAACGCGCCGAATCCGCGGTCCAGAACGGCTACAACATCATCATCCTGTCCGACCGCCTGGTCGCCGCCAACCGCATCGCCATCCCGGCGTTGCTGGCGACAGCCGCCGTCCACCACCACCTGATTCGCAAGGGCCTGCGTACGTCCTCGGGCCTGGTGGTCGAAACCGGCGAAGCGCGCGAAGTCCATCACTTCGCGGTACTGGCCGGCTACGGCGCCGAGGCGATCAACCCCTATCTGGCCTTCGAGGCCCTCGCCGCGCTGCACGCCGAAGGCGAGTTCCCGTCCGAGGTCGATGCCAATGAAGTCATCTACCGCTACATCAAGTCGGTGGGTAAGGGGCTCTTGAAGATCATGTCCAAGATGGGCATTTC carries:
- a CDS encoding Hsp20 family protein, whose product is MQRLDFSPFYRSTVGFDRLFSRLDTLVAEDAKSYPPYNIERTGEDTYRVTIAVAGFSAGDIAIETKENSLQVKGSRAPGTNEKREFLHRGIAERAFELRFQLAEHVEVSGASLENGLLHIDLKRELPESKRPRQIEIASTTQTIEDKTVN
- a CDS encoding alpha/beta hydrolase; this encodes MDATPTGHEFVHLETNRIPKGARSGFFSTSDNVRLRYGLFPKLGDGARGTIVLVQGRTEFIEKYFETISDFQKRGFAVATFDLRGQGGSDRLIGNRRHGHVEDFDDYWTDLHDFHKMIVLPDCPPPYYLVGHSTGGLIGLLAATRDRLMFDRVFLSSPMVSLSGLPFSLKWSSRLVDAARFLGLSTMPVGRREDRAQTEAGFEGNPLTSDRARYMRSVEILKARPDLAIGLPTLGWIGSSLAAMRQANGDDFPSRLKIPVFICAAALDSVVETSATEALGLRLRAGHHVVIGGARHELFMEADPIREQVFAAFDAFVTEQTGYAGS
- the gltB gene encoding glutamate synthase large subunit codes for the protein MGEMEKHLIEAAAALPGTTATKRNAAQGLYDPANEHDACGIGMIANIKNAKSHEVVQKGLEILENLEHRGAVGADPLMGDGAGILVQIPHAFFKKVTDFDLPEAGQYAPIMIFYPNDTALRDRCADLVRKTIAAEGLEILGERVVPFDNSALSEGVIATQPIIEQMFVARPEGLDDIDAFERKLLITRKVISNTLYGEIPEVQDDNGFYIVSMSARTIVYKGMFLADQLGKFYPDLHDTQFESAIALVHQRFSTNTFPSWKLAHPYRMTIHNGEINTIRGNVNWMAARQASVASPKFGDDITKIWPISYEGQSDTACFDNALEFLVRGGYSLPHAAMMLIPEAWAGNSLMDEERRAFYEYHAALMEPWDGPAAMSLSDGRYVVATLDRNGLRPARYLVTKEGHVVLASESGVLDIPDEDVVERWRLQPGRMLFIDLEEGRIVSDDEIKKALAGKNPYATWLAKTQIVLEDLPEAEPKAPATTESLLDRLQAFGYSQEDVKLLMAPMATTGQEAVGSMGTDTPLSALSDKPKLLYTYFKQNFAQVTNPPIDPIREESVMSLVSFIGPRPNLFDLEGLSTTKRLEVRQPILTNEDLEKIRALGDMADNQFHTATLDITYDATKGTAGMEAALDALCERAESAVQNGYNIIILSDRLVAANRIAIPALLATAAVHHHLIRKGLRTSSGLVVETGEAREVHHFAVLAGYGAEAINPYLAFEALAALHAEGEFPSEVDANEVIYRYIKSVGKGLLKIMSKMGISTYQSYCGAQIFDAVGLSTEFVKRFFFGTATTIEGVGLPEVAEETLRRHTLAFSDDAVLRKSLEVGGEYAFRIRGEAHAWGPNTIADLQHAVRLKGDTPESAQERYDAFARAANGENAAHLTIRSLFEIKPLGEPIDISEVEPAEAIVQRFATGAMSFGSISREAHTTLAMAMNKIGGKSNTGEGGEDPERFKPLPDGAMNPQRSAIKQIASGRFGVTTEYLVNADMLQIKVAQGAKPGEGGQLPGHKVDWVVAKTRHSTPGVGLISPPPHHDIYSIEDLAQLIYDLKNVNPEADVSVKLVSEVGVGTVAAGVAKARADHITISGYDGGTGAAPLTSLKHAGGPWEIGLAETHQTLVLNRLRSRVALQVDGGFRTGRDVLIGALLGADEFGFATAPLIAAGCIMMRKCHLNTCPVGIATQDPVLRKRFKGTPEHVINYFFFVAEELRKLLAAMGVRTLNEITRRSRSAGIRSITPNSRTITSKPCSTARSSQRRATPSIPKSRSSSKCRSARSTVRPAPCSRAKSPRRTVTRAWPKIQSRSPCGAPRARALARSSPRASASI